One window from the genome of Microcoleus sp. FACHB-68 encodes:
- a CDS encoding DUF4129 domain-containing protein, whose amino-acid sequence MMPLNGGREFADLNSIAMGKHERALMMSAGTFEKTNLGWQIQQFQQQVGEWLALQFSKLFSNLPEVNWPSTALEWGWLYWLFNGLFWILVGLLVSWLVLQLLGQWPALLDTFHLRRRNGNIEPAAKADRPLTADLWLVQAQEFQRQGNYRQACRALYMAMLQRLNDTGVVPGEPSRTDGEYRQLLQQQSGQVQPYQVLIATHEDQCFGDADATLDDFNRCQQAYREIKP is encoded by the coding sequence ATGATGCCTTTAAATGGCGGCAGAGAGTTTGCCGATTTAAATTCAATCGCAATGGGCAAACATGAGCGAGCTTTGATGATGTCTGCTGGGACTTTTGAAAAAACAAACCTTGGCTGGCAAATTCAGCAATTCCAACAACAGGTGGGAGAGTGGCTGGCATTGCAATTTTCTAAATTATTCTCCAATCTCCCGGAGGTAAATTGGCCATCTACGGCGCTTGAGTGGGGCTGGCTATATTGGTTATTTAACGGGTTATTCTGGATATTAGTGGGTTTGCTGGTGAGCTGGCTGGTTTTGCAACTGTTAGGGCAATGGCCGGCACTCCTCGATACATTCCACTTACGACGCAGAAATGGAAACATCGAGCCGGCAGCCAAAGCTGATCGCCCCTTAACGGCGGATCTGTGGCTGGTGCAAGCGCAAGAATTTCAGCGGCAAGGGAACTACCGGCAAGCTTGTCGAGCACTTTATATGGCAATGTTGCAGCGCTTAAACGACACGGGTGTGGTTCCGGGCGAACCCAGCCGCACCGATGGGGAATACCGGCAATTATTGCAGCAGCAGTCGGGACAAGTCCAGCCCTATCAAGTTCTGATCGCAACTCACGAGGATCAGTGTTTTGGTGATGCAGATGCAACACTTGATGACTTTAACCGATGCCAGCAAGCTTATCGAGAGATAAAGCCGTGA